The genomic stretch CTTCAGGGTTCTGATcctgtcctccccaccaccccagcccctgctggaGTGACTTTCCATTCTCAGTGTTCCTGAGCCATCTCTCAGGCGTGGGTAGTGGAGCAGGGGTTGGCGTCTGTGGCAGGGGCTCCCGGAACCTCCACAGATAGCAGGGGTCCCCACCCTACCATGGCAGCTACGGATGTAATCCACGTTTATTGGCCGGGGATACAGCAGTTAACAAAAATGTCAGGCATGGTCCCCACTTCGTGGAGCTTCCAGACTAGCCGGGAGATGAGTGTTAAACAATCCCTACGAGCCAGTGGAGTGACATTGGGCCAGGCCAAGAGGACTCTtaacctggggctgggggaggctgctTGCCCTCCAGCAGGTGGTCAGCATCTTCATTTTAGCCCAGTGCCACCTCCATTCTCCTGCAAGAACCCCCGTTCCTTTAGGCGTGGCACCAGCTGAATGTCCGGAGTGGCATGGCAGGCATGCTTCGGCTGCAGTGACAGGACAGACAAGGTCCAGGAAGGCCAGTGGCAAGGAGTGGCCCTCTGTCAAGGCGTGCGCAGTGCCGGGCCTTCGTACAGAGTGCTGAACATAAAAACAGACCCAGACCCTGGCCTTATGGAGCCTACCATCTACCTGAAAAAATAGACCGATAAGCTGGCATTTTCAGTCCGATGTGACCTTCTCTTGGTGCGTGTGTTGTGGGGGCAAGAACCCGGGGAGtctgggagggcttcccagaAGAACTGCAGTCGGCTGAGGGTAGCGGAAGATGGGGGGTTGAGAAGAGCTGGGGAGCCAAGGGCAGAAGGCAAGAGGTTGGTGCTGTGTCAGGGGCCGCCTGCCAGCCGATGCAGCCCAAGTTGAGGATGACTGACCTCCCACTTCTCTCTTTCTGTAGCCGTCCAAGAACAAGTCACCTCTAAGTGTAGCCAGACCAAGGCAAGCCCCCCATCCAGTCAACCCATGATGCCCCCCAGAGCTGGGCTCCTTCAGAGCAATCCGAATCCAGCAATGATCCCACCCACCAGGCACCAGAGCCGCGAGGGCATGGGCATGGCCTCGCCGACTCCGGGCAAGCAACAAGGAATTCTCCACTGTAACCCCCCGTTCCCCATACCCTCGTGCCCGGGCCAGAACCCCCTGGGCAGCCATCGTCCGCAGATTCCCAAGGCGGCCCCCTCAGGAGCGCCCCTGCCTAGGTTCTGTCCCAGACCCCTGGGCAGCCAGGTCCCGAGTCCCCACCAGCTCAGACAGCCCTGTGTGCCAAGAATGCCCTCAGTGTTCAACGATGCCGTGTGGGCGGTGGCCGCGGCGGCAGCTAGGACCACAGCGGTCTCGAGGGAGCCCCCCCCGAGCCACGTAGACCGTAGCACCCAGCCGCACTTTGATAGCGACTCGATCTTCACCAAGGAGCCCGCCAGAGCTCCCCTGGTAGCCCCGACATGTCCATCGCAGCAGGCAGTTGTGCCCCCCAATCAGGTGGCCCCAGGAGGCAGGCCTGGCCAGAAGGTGAGTGCTGCTCCGGTCAACCCCAGCTTCGGCCTGCTGGGCAACCAGAGCCTCAAGCAGAGCCCGGTGCGGGGTCCCGTGCCCATGCTG from Neomonachus schauinslandi unplaced genomic scaffold, ASM220157v2 HiC_scaffold_4130, whole genome shotgun sequence encodes the following:
- the LOC110584680 gene encoding vegetative cell wall protein gp1-like, producing MMPPRAGLLQSNPNPAMIPPTRHQSREGMGMASPTPGKQQGILHCNPPFPIPSCPGQNPLGSHRPQIPKAAPSGAPLPRFCPRPLGSQVPSPHQLRQPCVPRMPSVFNDAVWAVAAAAARTTAVSREPPPSHVDRSTQPHFDSDSIFTKEPARAPLVAPTCPSQQAVVPPNQVAPGGRPGQKVSAAPVNPSFGLLGNQSLKQSPVRGPVPMLNAAKSLQQGMASFGPVSPIQGIEPPSSVAAAAASAITASQSPSPFGRTDTPPELPPYDFLSPAPPPRNGLLSAPDCSEVGFSEAPLKGPSGSPEEGWVCNLRLIDDILEEHAAAAPAPQSAGGL